The following proteins come from a genomic window of Elusimicrobiota bacterium:
- a CDS encoding GldG family protein produces MALDPLRERKRRLSLVSGSGLLLLGGILAGVNIAADRVFARFDWTADNRYSLSRASRELVRSLPDPVVVKYVRTPALPEPYETQGRYIRDLLSEFRAASRGRWTVETVTPDNSDASVSDLARLGLESARFTQMASDQFQVREGFLGLVLFYQDQQDVIPFVKNANNLEYEIASRLRVMSQKKKKTLFFVSNHNEVSPQHMKQGPAARLFEEFHVEPTRLSLKDDPGIWPDAIFLLGPQNKLNDDELDALDRYISSGVPVVVALNRRVVMPNSFRSIAQETGLESYLAHYGVNVDREFILDERCQNIVMQSRENAYYVSYWPFVMANNLNKDHVAVRNLDVLAFPYANAVSPSFGDGAPLAFTPLARSSEKSWVWEGAYNVDPPSLLAQRQSQSPSRRGPFTLAAVVEGSTVTFRAPQRSVPNLRLVVLGTSYFANPQFPHPDGNPLFILALAQWLTQDGQYLAMPPKSSPYRPLKMLAPVLKGLTKAVGYFLVPVLIVLAGLLHWRHRRTVRAEVRRWMEEGTGRA; encoded by the coding sequence ATGGCGCTAGACCCCCTCCGCGAACGGAAAAGACGGCTGAGCCTGGTGTCGGGCTCGGGCCTCCTTTTGCTGGGGGGGATCCTGGCCGGCGTCAACATCGCGGCCGACCGCGTTTTCGCCCGCTTCGACTGGACCGCCGACAACCGCTACTCCCTCTCGCGGGCCTCCCGGGAGCTCGTCCGGTCCCTGCCCGACCCGGTGGTGGTCAAATACGTCCGCACACCGGCCCTTCCGGAACCCTACGAGACCCAGGGCCGATACATCCGCGACCTCTTGAGCGAATTCCGGGCGGCTTCGCGGGGACGATGGACGGTGGAAACCGTCACCCCGGACAATTCCGACGCCTCCGTGTCCGATCTCGCCCGCTTGGGTCTCGAATCCGCGCGCTTCACCCAAATGGCCTCCGATCAGTTTCAGGTGCGCGAAGGATTCCTGGGGTTGGTCCTCTTTTACCAGGATCAACAGGACGTCATCCCCTTTGTCAAAAACGCCAACAATTTGGAGTACGAAATCGCCAGCCGCCTGCGGGTGATGAGCCAGAAAAAGAAAAAAACCCTTTTCTTCGTTTCCAACCACAACGAGGTGTCGCCCCAGCATATGAAGCAGGGTCCGGCGGCCCGCCTTTTCGAAGAATTCCACGTGGAACCGACGCGCCTTTCGCTCAAGGACGATCCCGGAATCTGGCCCGACGCCATCTTCCTGTTGGGCCCCCAAAACAAACTGAACGACGACGAGCTGGACGCGCTGGACCGCTACATCTCTTCCGGGGTGCCGGTGGTGGTGGCGCTCAACCGCCGCGTGGTGATGCCCAACAGCTTTCGAAGCATCGCCCAGGAAACGGGGCTGGAATCCTATCTGGCCCACTACGGCGTGAATGTCGACCGTGAATTCATTTTGGACGAGCGCTGCCAAAACATCGTCATGCAAAGCCGGGAAAACGCCTACTACGTCAGTTATTGGCCGTTTGTGATGGCGAACAACCTCAACAAGGACCACGTCGCCGTTCGGAACCTGGACGTTTTGGCCTTCCCCTACGCGAACGCGGTGTCCCCTTCGTTCGGCGACGGCGCGCCCCTCGCCTTCACCCCGCTCGCCCGTTCCTCCGAAAAAAGTTGGGTCTGGGAGGGGGCCTACAACGTCGACCCGCCGAGCCTTTTGGCGCAACGCCAATCCCAGTCCCCCTCCCGTCGCGGGCCCTTCACCCTGGCCGCCGTGGTGGAAGGAAGCACGGTGACCTTTCGCGCGCCCCAACGTTCGGTGCCGAACCTCCGGCTGGTGGTGTTGGGGACCTCGTACTTCGCCAACCCCCAATTTCCCCATCCCGACGGAAACCCGCTGTTCATCTTGGCCTTGGCCCAATGGCTGACCCAGGACGGGCAATACCTCGCCATGCCGCCCAAAAGTTCGCCCTACCGTCCGCTGAAGATGCTGGCCCCCGTGCTCAAAGGGCTGACGAAGGCCGTCGGTTATT
- a CDS encoding ABC transporter permease subunit, which produces MRISRALLLTRKEWKESFNSPTPYIALVLFFVIMGWLFTASLFLVGQASLDEFLTPLPLLLAVFLPAFTMRLFAEEYKTGTVETLVTLPLEDAEIVLGKFGAALAIWGVLLGLSLVYLALLIVLGPPDLGQAAGGFLGALLLGIFYSALGLFASSLSRSQVVGFLLGFLLCFVFFLVGQSAEYLPGLTGRLLSYFGVDRHYQPFLKGIVDTRDVLYFLSGTVLALAGTLASFNSRRWR; this is translated from the coding sequence GTGAGAATCTCCCGCGCCCTTCTCTTGACCCGCAAGGAGTGGAAAGAGTCTTTCAATTCCCCCACCCCGTACATCGCGCTGGTGCTTTTCTTCGTCATCATGGGTTGGCTTTTCACGGCGTCCCTGTTCCTTGTCGGGCAGGCGTCCCTCGATGAATTCCTCACGCCCCTGCCCCTTTTGTTGGCCGTCTTCCTGCCCGCTTTCACCATGCGCCTGTTCGCCGAGGAATACAAAACCGGGACCGTGGAAACGCTCGTCACCCTGCCGCTCGAGGACGCCGAAATCGTGCTGGGCAAGTTCGGCGCCGCCCTCGCGATTTGGGGGGTGTTGTTGGGGTTGTCTTTGGTGTACCTCGCTCTGCTGATCGTCCTGGGTCCGCCGGACCTGGGGCAAGCGGCCGGCGGTTTCCTGGGGGCGCTCCTCCTGGGGATCTTTTACAGCGCGCTGGGGCTTTTCGCCTCGTCCCTTTCCCGCAGCCAGGTTGTGGGGTTCCTGTTGGGTTTTCTTCTTTGCTTCGTCTTTTTCCTGGTGGGGCAATCCGCGGAGTACCTGCCCGGACTGACCGGTCGACTCCTGTCTTACTTCGGGGTGGACCGCCATTACCAACCCTTTCTCAAGGGGATCGTGGACACCCGCGACGTCCTCTACTTCCTCTCGGGCACCGTGTTGGCGCTCGCGGGCACCCTGGCCAGTTTCAACAGCCGACGATGGCGCTAG
- a CDS encoding ABC transporter ATP-binding protein produces MINVQGLIKDYGPTRAVAGVSFTVNPGEVVGLLGPNGAGKSTTLRVLTGYLPPTAGTVTLDGVNVLADALETRRRVGYLSETNPLYESLGVWEALELFAHLREIPPGRIDARLREVIDQCALRDVVSKDIGELSKGYRQRLGLALAILADPPILILDEPTSALDPNQQKDVRDLILRLKEKKTVLLSTHILPEAQRMCDRLLIIHKGQIVAQGTVAELQDRLAGAQSFYVRLKAPAAAAEALAGLAGVTAVEKRDEAEVGCPGFLLTGTRDPREDLARLCADRRWPLMELRRQTATLDDIFRQLTVTP; encoded by the coding sequence ATGATCAACGTCCAAGGACTCATTAAAGATTACGGTCCCACCCGCGCCGTGGCGGGGGTGTCCTTCACGGTCAACCCCGGCGAGGTGGTCGGCCTGCTCGGCCCCAACGGCGCGGGCAAAAGCACGACCCTGCGCGTGCTCACGGGCTACCTGCCCCCCACCGCCGGGACGGTCACCCTCGACGGCGTGAACGTCCTGGCCGACGCCCTCGAAACGCGCCGCCGCGTGGGCTATCTGTCGGAGACCAACCCCCTCTACGAATCCCTCGGGGTGTGGGAGGCTCTGGAACTCTTCGCCCACCTGCGGGAGATTCCCCCCGGGCGCATCGACGCCCGCCTGAGGGAAGTTATCGACCAATGCGCCCTGCGGGACGTCGTGTCCAAGGACATCGGTGAACTGTCCAAGGGGTACCGCCAGCGGCTGGGATTGGCCCTGGCCATACTGGCCGACCCGCCGATTTTGATCCTGGACGAACCGACCTCGGCCCTCGACCCCAACCAGCAAAAGGACGTTCGGGACCTCATCTTGCGTCTGAAGGAAAAGAAGACGGTCCTGTTGTCCACCCACATCCTGCCCGAAGCCCAGCGGATGTGCGACCGCCTGCTGATCATCCACAAGGGCCAAATCGTCGCCCAGGGCACCGTGGCCGAATTGCAGGACCGTCTCGCCGGGGCGCAAAGTTTTTACGTCCGCCTCAAGGCCCCCGCCGCCGCCGCGGAAGCGCTGGCCGGTCTGGCGGGCGTGACCGCCGTCGAGAAACGGGACGAGGCGGAAGTCGGCTGCCCGGGTTTCCTTTTGACGGGGACCCGCGACCCGCGGGAAGATTTGGCCCGCCTCTGCGCCGACCGGCGGTGGCCTTTGATGGAGCTGCGGCGGCAAACCGCGACCCTGGACGACATTTTCCGCCAACTGACGGTGACGCCGTGA
- a CDS encoding zf-HC2 domain-containing protein, translating to MHPPDWSFPSAFVDGALADDERVLFEEHLAGCAECRNEVAALRSLKARLAEAPRRPLPAALRASWARRSRPPLWRRWIPPARSPRWFAAGLATAALAVATAWVLQRDVAVPAAIDLEPLMAAHAASAAERPMPVSGFYEDDAVRWASYNDDADSR from the coding sequence ATCCACCCGCCGGACTGGTCCTTTCCCTCGGCCTTTGTCGACGGCGCCCTCGCGGACGATGAACGCGTTCTTTTTGAGGAACACCTGGCCGGGTGCGCCGAGTGCCGAAACGAAGTGGCGGCGTTGCGGTCCCTCAAGGCCCGACTGGCGGAGGCCCCGCGACGGCCCCTGCCGGCCGCCTTGCGCGCCTCCTGGGCGCGGCGGAGCCGACCGCCCCTGTGGCGGCGATGGATCCCCCCGGCGCGAAGCCCCCGGTGGTTCGCGGCGGGGTTGGCGACGGCCGCGTTGGCCGTCGCGACCGCCTGGGTGTTGCAACGGGACGTCGCGGTGCCGGCGGCGATCGACCTCGAACCCTTGATGGCCGCCCACGCGGCCTCGGCCGCCGAACGGCCGATGCCCGTGAGCGGCTTTTACGAGGACGACGCCGTGCGCTGGGCCTCTTACAATGACGACGCTGACTCGCGTTAG
- a CDS encoding sigma-70 family RNA polymerase sigma factor: MTNTGALNIALDPSFSTDTPRPLTPEDFWALAERHGDKLYNFAWRLAGNEADASDLVQEALARAFAARDRYDPGRPFDAWAGRILHNVFMDNMRRYERRNAVSFDAPLPDGETPLVEKFRGNDPNPVDALLDRERDSWVRRALRQLPPVYRAAVTLCDIEGHSYETLAEILDCPLGTVRSRLHQGRRLLRAYFDRYRAEAAR, encoded by the coding sequence ATGACAAACACCGGAGCGCTCAACATCGCCCTCGACCCATCGTTTTCAACCGACACACCCCGCCCCTTGACCCCCGAAGATTTTTGGGCCCTCGCGGAGCGCCACGGCGACAAGCTCTACAATTTCGCCTGGCGCCTCGCCGGCAACGAGGCCGACGCCTCCGATTTGGTTCAAGAGGCGCTCGCCCGCGCCTTCGCCGCCCGGGACCGCTACGACCCCGGCCGCCCCTTTGACGCCTGGGCCGGACGCATTCTGCACAACGTCTTTATGGACAACATGCGCCGTTACGAACGGCGGAACGCGGTCTCCTTCGACGCCCCGCTCCCCGACGGCGAGACCCCCCTGGTCGAAAAGTTCCGGGGGAACGACCCCAACCCCGTCGACGCCCTGCTCGACCGGGAACGCGACAGCTGGGTGCGCCGCGCTTTGCGGCAACTGCCCCCCGTGTACCGGGCCGCGGTGACCCTCTGCGACATCGAGGGCCATTCCTACGAGACCCTGGCGGAGATCCTGGACTGCCCCCTGGGCACCGTGCGTTCGCGTTTGCACCAGGGCCGCCGTTTGCTGCGGGCCTATTTCGACCGGTACCGCGCCGAGGCCGCCCGGTGA